TTGGGGCGGATTCATCCGCACCTTATCCTTTGTCAGTTTCTGGGGCAGCGTGACCATCTTCCACCACGGCGCCCGAATGGGGATGTCCTTCAGCTCCTGGAATTTCAGCCGGCCGACGGGGGTGAGCTGGGAAATGCCGAACGAAGTCAGGTTCAGAAGATGAATCAGCAGGAACGAAAGCCCGATCACAAGTCCGAACAGCCCGAAAATGGAACTGCAGAACAGCAGCCCCATCCGCGCAAAAATGATCGGGGAGTTCATTTTCGGAACCAGGAGCCCGGTAATCCCTGTCAGCCCCACCACGATGATCATCGGGGCCGCCACCATCCTCGCCTCTACGGCGGCCTGCCCGATGACGAGCGCGCCGACGATGCTGAGCGCCTGACCGACGTTCGACGGCATGCGAACGCCGGTTTCCCGCAGAATATCGAATACGATCAGCATGATAAAGGCTTCCAGGGAGGCGGGAAGCGGAACTCCCTGCCGTTCGCGGGCAATGTTTACAAGAAGCGGCGTCGGCAGCATTTCCTGATGGAAGGCTACGATCGCAATATAGACGGCTGGCACCGAAATCGTGAGGAAAAATCCCAGAATCCGGAGCAGGCGGGAAAAAGAGGTATAAAAGAAGCTCAGATAATAGTCCTCGCTGCTCTGAAAATTTTCGGCGAACAGATAAGGAAGCAGCAGCGCCACGGGGCTGCCATCCAGAATGACGGCGATACGCCCCTCCAGCAGCTTGCTCACCACGACATCCGGCCGCTCGGTATAACCCGTCGTGCGGAATGGGGATAACGCGGAATCCCGGATCAGTTCGGTCAGATAGTTGGTGTCCAGCACGCCGTCCATGTCGATTCTGTCGAGCCGTTCGTTCAAAAGCCGAAGGACCCGTTTGTTGACGACGCTGTCCAGATAACAGACGCACGCCTTGGTCTGCGTGCTCCTGCCGAAGGTCCTGCTTTTCATCTTCAGGTCGTTTGTCCTCAGCCTGCGCCGTATCATCGAAAGGTTTACGACCAGGGATTCGTTGAAGCCTTCCCGCGGGCCGGTCAGGATTTTTTCGCTGTCCGGTTCTGTGGGGGAGCGCAGATCGAACGACTTCGTGTTCAGCAGAAGCGCCTGTGTGCATCCCTGGGCGAACAGGAGCGTGTCGCCGTAGGTGACGGAGCGGACGATCTCGTTCCAGTCTTCCGTTTCCTTCACTTCGTTGACGAGAAGGACTTTTTCCGTCAGGGTCTGCAAGGCGTCCCGGCCGGGACGTTCCTCCGAGCGGATCAGCGGACGGATGACGCTTTCGTTGATGGTCTGTGAGCTCACCATGCCGTCGCAGAAGAAAAGAAGGTATTCGAGAGAACGGTTCAGGCTGTTGCGCACCCGGCGTGTGACCAGCGTGTCGTTATCCCGAAAAAGGTCGCGCATCACGGCCAGATTCTCTTCCAGGTTTTCAGAAACCGTTTTCCCTTCAATGGGTGGAACGAGTTCTTTCAGATCTCTGTCCACCTTTTCCTGTTTCTCTTTCTCCTGCCGGTCCTTTTCCCGCTTGTCCGGTTTCCCGAAAAAAGAGCCGAATAATTTGTTCATCCGTTTCACCCCCCGTTTCAGATGTTTCCATTTATTATGAAACAGCCGGCGGAATATATACCCCGATCTCCCCCGGTTTTTCCGCTTTTTTCATACCGGGCATGAACCGGCCGGGGGATTTTCCTTTTCAAATCGGACGGGCTATGCTATAATAATACATTATAGTTTTATTATTGTTCCCGGATTTTTATGGCCGGAAACAAACCCCAATTCAAGGAATCAGGTGATAATATGCCGGTGCCGCGCGACAGAATCCGCAATTTCAGCATCATTGCACATATCGACCACGGAAAGAGCACCCTTGCGGACCGTATTCTGGAACAGACCAAGGCGGTGCCCCAGCGCGAAATGGAAGACCAGCTTCTGGACAATATGGATCTGGAGCGGGAAAGGGGCATCACCATCAAGGCGCACGCCGTGACGCTTGTTTATCACGCAAAGGACGGAAAAGACTATATTTTCAATCTGATCGACACACCCGGCCATGTCGATTTCAATTACGAGGTTTCGCGCTCGCTGGCGGCGTGCGAGGGCGCCGTGCTGGTGGTGGACGCCTCTCAGGGCATCGAGGCGCAGACCCTGGCCAACACCTATCTCGCGGCGGACGCCGGGCTCGAGATCCTGCCGGTCATCAACAAGATCGACCTGCCCAGCGCCGACCCGGAGCGCGTGCGCAGTGAAATCGAGGATGTCATCGGGATCCCGGCGGACGACGCTCCCTGCATCTCCGCCAAGAACGGCGTGAACATCGACCAGGTGATGGAGAAGATCGTGCGGGATGTCCCGCCGCCGCAGGGCGACGAAAACGCGCCGCTGAAGGCGCTGATCTTCGATTCGTATTACGATTCCTACCGCGGCGTCATCATTTACGTCCGCGTCAAGGACGGCGTGGTCCGCGCGGGGGACGTCATCAAGATGATGGCGGCGGGCAGCGAGTTCACCGTGGTGGAGGCCGGCTTTCTGCGCGCCACCGGCATGGAACCGGCGGACTGTCTTTCCGCCGGGGAGGTCGGCTATATTTCCGCTTCCATCAAGGCGGTGAAGGAGGCGCGCGTGGGCGACACGGTCACCCTCGCATCCCGCCCGGCCGACGGGCCGCTGCCCGGCTACCGGGCCGCGCAGCCCATGGTATTCTGCGGCATCTACCCGGCGGACGGCGCCCATTACCCCGATGTGCGGGACGCGCTGGAGCGGCTGCAGCTCAACGACGCCGCGCTTTCCTTCGAGCCGGAGACCTCCGCCGCGCTGGGCTTCGGCT
This window of the Ruminococcaceae bacterium BL-6 genome carries:
- a CDS encoding Spore germination protein GerKA — its product is MNKLFGSFFGKPDKREKDRQEKEKQEKVDRDLKELVPPIEGKTVSENLEENLAVMRDLFRDNDTLVTRRVRNSLNRSLEYLLFFCDGMVSSQTINESVIRPLIRSEERPGRDALQTLTEKVLLVNEVKETEDWNEIVRSVTYGDTLLFAQGCTQALLLNTKSFDLRSPTEPDSEKILTGPREGFNESLVVNLSMIRRRLRTNDLKMKSRTFGRSTQTKACVCYLDSVVNKRVLRLLNERLDRIDMDGVLDTNYLTELIRDSALSPFRTTGYTERPDVVVSKLLEGRIAVILDGSPVALLLPYLFAENFQSSEDYYLSFFYTSFSRLLRILGFFLTISVPAVYIAIVAFHQEMLPTPLLVNIARERQGVPLPASLEAFIMLIVFDILRETGVRMPSNVGQALSIVGALVIGQAAVEARMVAAPMIIVVGLTGITGLLVPKMNSPIIFARMGLLFCSSIFGLFGLVIGLSFLLIHLLNLTSFGISQLTPVGRLKFQELKDIPIRAPWWKMVTLPQKLTKDKVRMNPPQKNQP
- the lepA gene encoding ribosomal elongation factor, GTPase (Evidence 2a : Function from experimental evidences in other organisms; PubMedId : 12511492, 17110332, 22720735; Product type e : enzyme), giving the protein MAGNKPQFKESGDNMPVPRDRIRNFSIIAHIDHGKSTLADRILEQTKAVPQREMEDQLLDNMDLERERGITIKAHAVTLVYHAKDGKDYIFNLIDTPGHVDFNYEVSRSLAACEGAVLVVDASQGIEAQTLANTYLAADAGLEILPVINKIDLPSADPERVRSEIEDVIGIPADDAPCISAKNGVNIDQVMEKIVRDVPPPQGDENAPLKALIFDSYYDSYRGVIIYVRVKDGVVRAGDVIKMMAAGSEFTVVEAGFLRATGMEPADCLSAGEVGYISASIKAVKEARVGDTVTLASRPADGPLPGYRAAQPMVFCGIYPADGAHYPDVRDALERLQLNDAALSFEPETSAALGFGFRCGFLGLLHMEVVQERLEREYHLDLITTAPSVVYHITKTNGETVSIDNPTNYPDPASIAFAEEPVADAHVYSPSEYVGNIMELCQERRGVFQDMRYLDAGRVDIHYSLPLNEIIYDFFDALKSRTRGYASFDYELSGYQKSDLVKLDIMINGEVVDALSFILHADKAYPRARKMAEKLAEKIPRQLFEVPIQACVGGRIIARETVKALRKDVLAKCYGGDITRKKKLLEKQKEGKKRMRQLGTVEVPQEAFMSVLKLDE